In Oreochromis niloticus isolate F11D_XX linkage group LG18, O_niloticus_UMD_NMBU, whole genome shotgun sequence, one genomic interval encodes:
- the LOC112842903 gene encoding fibronectin type III domain-containing protein 7-like, with amino-acid sequence MSMDSTRMIDGLRCGQNYTASVFGTDFICNSTTSQEVSFMTAPCPPTNIEAFRDCDANRAVIVWQNHQSTGLYTATIADQSADQLNCTSNTVNNCTITSLPCGKKYNVSVTYNDGNCPSASSVVSMDSVPCGPEGVRTHVDCTTGELTVFWNISTTAENYTTVISRGTGQLLYCNSTEARCSTGGLECGSSYAVTVFSVTGRCKSLPSREVTVDTSPCPPTNVTVTRTCAPHPVPVSWLV; translated from the exons ATGTCAATGGACAGCACCCGTATGATTGATGGCCTGAGATGTGGACAGAACTACACCGCCAGTGTTTTTGGCACGGATTTCATTTGCAACAGCACCACCAGTCAGGAGGTTTCTTTTATGACAG CACCGTGTCCTCCGACCAACATCGAGGCGTTTAGAGACTGTGATGCCAATCGTGCTGTGATAGTCTGGCAGAACCATCAGTCCACAGGCCTCTACACTGCGACTATAGCAGATCAGAGCGCCGATCAGCTAAACTGCACCAGCAACACAGTGAACAACTGTACAATAACTTCTCTGCCTTGTGGAAAGAAATACAACGTCTCGGTCACTTACAATGATGGAAACTGTCCGTCAGCCTCGAGTGTGGTCAGCATGGACTCAG TGCCATGTGGTCCTGAAGGAGTCAGAACACATGTGGACTGCACAACTGGTGAGTTGACAGTCTTCTGGAACATCTCCACTACTGCTGAGAACTACACCACCGTGATATCCAGAGGAACGGGCCAGCTTCTGTACTGTAATTCCACAGAGGCACGGTGCAGTACAGGAGGACTGGAGTGTGGAAGCTCCTATGCCGTGACGGTCTTTTCTGTCACTGGGAGGTGCAAAAGCCTGCCGAGCAGAGAGGTCACGGTGGACACAT CGCCGTGTCCTCCCACCAACGTCACAGTGACACGCACATGTGCTCCACACCCTGTTCCTGTGTCATGGCTC GTCTGA